Proteins from a genomic interval of Neodiprion lecontei isolate iyNeoLeco1 chromosome 2, iyNeoLeco1.1, whole genome shotgun sequence:
- the LOC107222845 gene encoding uncharacterized protein LOC107222845 isoform X1 has product MGLVSSTFASLAIQLAWNCQRLLDPQYRCVELKRATESPSPDNQKLDHTVDHESQRPTTVVDKRSPVTHLNQRTRVINRQRYRKRPASFDTAMIANRCDNPPAVRVTCVVTSTPSLKRNPQPQFWDVTSSSGCSSDSGSYLDSDSDVEDRLSGSFAVKKHEETEDEKTFSMSAEEEAALRMTVGRGHFSRSKKDRFLNHLRLEKRLNGLSDNFCGANHRGRGGITGRRYSGDLYRVLY; this is encoded by the exons ATGGGCCTCGTTTCGTCCACTTTCGCCTCCTTGGCCATTCAATTGGCCTGGAATTGTCAGAGGCTTCTCGACCCTCAGTACAG ATGCGTAGAGTTGAAACGAGCTACAGAATCGCCGTCACCGGACAACCAGAAGCTGGATCATACGGTTGACCATGAATCGCAGCGGCCAACCACAGTCGTCGACAAACGGAGTCCAGTAACCCACCTGAATCAGAGGACACGTGTGATTAACCGTCAACGATACAGGAAGAGACCTGCCAGCTTCGACACTGCGATGATAGCGAATCGGTGCGACAACCCGCCGGCCGTTCGTGTCACCTGCGTCGTTACTTCTACCCCGAGCTTGAAACGCAACCCTCAGCCCCAGTTCTGGGACGTCACTTCTTCCTCGGGCTGCTCTTCAGACTCCGGATCGTATTTGG ATTCGGATTCGGACGTGGAAGATCGTCTGAGCGGATCATTCGCGGTAAAGAAACACGAAGAAACTGAggatgagaaaactttttcgatGTCGGCAGAAGAGGAGGCGGCCTTGAGGATGACAGTGGGTCGAGGTCACTTCAGCAGGTCAAAAAAAGACAGATTCCTCAATCATTTGAGGTTGGAAAAACGGCTCAACGGTCTGAGCGATAACTTCTGTGGAGCAAATCACCGTGGCCGTGGTGGTATAACAGGCAGACGTTACTCTGGGGATCTGTACAGGGTCTTGTACTAG
- the LOC107222845 gene encoding uncharacterized protein LOC107222845 isoform X2, with product MRRYKCVELKRATESPSPDNQKLDHTVDHESQRPTTVVDKRSPVTHLNQRTRVINRQRYRKRPASFDTAMIANRCDNPPAVRVTCVVTSTPSLKRNPQPQFWDVTSSSGCSSDSGSYLDSDSDVEDRLSGSFAVKKHEETEDEKTFSMSAEEEAALRMTVGRGHFSRSKKDRFLNHLRLEKRLNGLSDNFCGANHRGRGGITGRRYSGDLYRVLY from the exons ATGCGTAGGTATAA ATGCGTAGAGTTGAAACGAGCTACAGAATCGCCGTCACCGGACAACCAGAAGCTGGATCATACGGTTGACCATGAATCGCAGCGGCCAACCACAGTCGTCGACAAACGGAGTCCAGTAACCCACCTGAATCAGAGGACACGTGTGATTAACCGTCAACGATACAGGAAGAGACCTGCCAGCTTCGACACTGCGATGATAGCGAATCGGTGCGACAACCCGCCGGCCGTTCGTGTCACCTGCGTCGTTACTTCTACCCCGAGCTTGAAACGCAACCCTCAGCCCCAGTTCTGGGACGTCACTTCTTCCTCGGGCTGCTCTTCAGACTCCGGATCGTATTTGG ATTCGGATTCGGACGTGGAAGATCGTCTGAGCGGATCATTCGCGGTAAAGAAACACGAAGAAACTGAggatgagaaaactttttcgatGTCGGCAGAAGAGGAGGCGGCCTTGAGGATGACAGTGGGTCGAGGTCACTTCAGCAGGTCAAAAAAAGACAGATTCCTCAATCATTTGAGGTTGGAAAAACGGCTCAACGGTCTGAGCGATAACTTCTGTGGAGCAAATCACCGTGGCCGTGGTGGTATAACAGGCAGACGTTACTCTGGGGATCTGTACAGGGTCTTGTACTAG